One segment of Agrococcus sp. ProA11 DNA contains the following:
- a CDS encoding transglutaminase-like domain-containing protein, translating into MTAPGARLTEAGTAAREHPGAEPDAAHPRRRDRAGVVETLALALLPVAWLWSTISVLGQAWLLPVLVAVGSMALAAALARSVGALLGTLAAALVGVAWVTAMTADDTAVLGIVPTPESLGATLAALNRGIVDIAWAVSTPIDATGAVLAAVVTAAIALALLVDVLGHALRVPALAIIAAAAPLVLPIAFRIDVPWWHALPGVIAAALVLVAPAIDERVAAGRGWVAPLALVAVAAVLSAAVPLLAPSPRETAVDLPTIEELFTPATPVLDADIDLGDQLRRPADRPVFSYSTTDGEPTVTRLMTLPLAGEDGFEATAPETGSPEVLVEGADRGAGMQMTVRMADVRALSLPTPERVSGVRAPAGSSWDQANDALRISADVETDGLEYTALGSRSPGLDAIAETSGSSGHDPYLAMPEAASAIAAQGAALVDPDMTAMQRVNAVHDYMTDGLWNYSEQLDLPGFAGASGDGWAALEGFLETRSGYCVHYASASAGLLRGAGVPARVVVGFLPGSPIAGGWAVSTNEMHAWAEAWIDGAGWVRVETTPGAGTGTASPEGAQVTQSPEPEPTETPEPAETPSPTETAAPSDSPSATPAAPTPSGGAAPGGDAGVVLDPALVRAVLTVLGVILLLLLPAIVRAAQRAQRLRRGPPGGWLELRATLADLGTRLPASATPGELQATIATRVPADAERAADRVRLAAERAVFDAGARERGAVDDDVRAVRRALAAAAPWWRRLLAAALPPSLLGVVAPQDR; encoded by the coding sequence GTGACCGCCCCGGGTGCGCGGCTGACGGAGGCCGGCACCGCTGCCCGGGAGCATCCCGGCGCAGAGCCGGACGCCGCGCATCCGCGGCGCCGTGACCGCGCGGGAGTGGTGGAGACGCTCGCGCTCGCGCTGCTGCCGGTCGCCTGGCTCTGGTCGACGATCTCGGTGCTCGGGCAGGCATGGCTGCTGCCGGTGCTGGTCGCGGTCGGATCGATGGCGCTCGCGGCCGCGCTGGCGCGCTCGGTGGGGGCGCTGCTGGGCACGCTCGCCGCGGCGCTCGTCGGTGTCGCCTGGGTGACTGCCATGACCGCTGACGACACGGCGGTGCTCGGCATCGTGCCGACCCCGGAGTCGCTCGGCGCGACGCTCGCGGCGCTCAACCGCGGCATCGTCGACATCGCCTGGGCGGTGTCGACGCCCATCGATGCCACCGGCGCCGTGCTCGCCGCGGTGGTCACGGCAGCGATCGCGCTCGCGCTGCTGGTCGACGTGCTCGGCCACGCGCTGCGCGTTCCGGCGCTCGCGATCATCGCGGCGGCAGCGCCGCTCGTGCTGCCGATCGCGTTCCGCATCGACGTGCCCTGGTGGCACGCGCTCCCCGGTGTGATCGCTGCCGCGCTGGTGCTCGTCGCTCCCGCGATCGATGAGCGCGTCGCCGCCGGCCGCGGCTGGGTCGCGCCGCTCGCGCTCGTGGCCGTGGCGGCGGTGCTCTCTGCGGCGGTGCCGCTGCTGGCGCCGTCGCCGCGCGAGACGGCGGTCGACCTGCCGACGATCGAGGAGCTGTTCACGCCCGCGACGCCGGTGCTGGATGCCGACATCGACCTGGGCGACCAGCTGCGCCGGCCCGCTGACCGACCCGTGTTCAGCTACTCCACCACAGACGGCGAGCCGACCGTCACGCGCCTCATGACGCTCCCGCTCGCGGGCGAGGACGGCTTCGAGGCGACGGCGCCGGAGACGGGCAGCCCGGAGGTGCTCGTCGAGGGCGCCGATCGTGGCGCCGGCATGCAGATGACGGTCCGGATGGCCGACGTGCGCGCGCTCAGCCTGCCGACGCCGGAGCGCGTGAGCGGCGTGCGGGCGCCCGCGGGCTCGAGCTGGGATCAGGCGAACGACGCGCTGCGCATCAGCGCCGACGTCGAGACCGACGGGCTCGAGTACACGGCGCTCGGTTCGCGGTCGCCGGGTCTGGACGCGATCGCGGAGACCAGCGGCTCGAGCGGCCACGATCCGTACCTCGCGATGCCGGAGGCGGCGTCGGCGATCGCCGCGCAGGGGGCGGCGCTCGTTGACCCGGACATGACCGCGATGCAGCGCGTCAACGCCGTGCACGACTACATGACCGACGGGCTCTGGAACTACTCCGAGCAGCTCGACCTGCCGGGGTTCGCCGGGGCGAGCGGCGACGGCTGGGCGGCGCTGGAAGGGTTCCTCGAGACGCGCAGCGGCTACTGCGTGCACTACGCCAGCGCGAGCGCCGGGCTGCTGCGCGGCGCCGGGGTGCCGGCCCGAGTGGTCGTCGGCTTCCTGCCCGGCAGCCCCATCGCGGGCGGCTGGGCGGTCTCGACCAACGAGATGCACGCGTGGGCAGAGGCCTGGATCGACGGGGCCGGCTGGGTGCGCGTGGAGACGACGCCGGGCGCAGGCACCGGGACCGCGAGCCCCGAAGGCGCCCAGGTCACGCAGAGCCCCGAGCCCGAGCCGACCGAGACGCCGGAGCCCGCCGAGACTCCGTCGCCGACCGAGACCGCGGCTCCGAGCGACTCCCCGTCCGCCACCCCGGCCGCGCCCACCCCGAGCGGCGGCGCGGCGCCCGGCGGCGATGCCGGCGTGGTGCTCGATCCCGCGCTCGTGCGTGCGGTCCTGACCGTGCTCGGCGTCATCCTCCTGCTGCTGCTGCCGGCGATCGTGCGGGCGGCGCAGCGAGCGCAGCGGCTGCGCCGCGGTCCGCCGGGCGGTTGGCTCGAGCTGCGCGCGACGCTCGCCGATCTCGGCACCAGGCTGCCGGCATCCGCGACCCCCGGTGAGCTGCAGGCGACGATCGCGACGCGGGTGCCTGCCGATGCCGAGCGCGCCGCCGACCGCGTCAGGCTGGCGGCCGAACGGGCGGTGTTCGACGCGGGTGCGCGCGAGCGCGGAGCGGTGGACGACGACGTGCGCGCCGTGCGGCGGGCGCTCGCGGCTGCGGCGCCCTGGTGGCGCAGGCTGCTCGCGGCAGCGCTGCCGCCCAGCCTGCTCGGGGTGGTCGCGCCGCAGGACCGCTGA
- the hydA gene encoding dihydropyrimidinase, with protein sequence MTTTLIRGGTVVTATGRSLADVLVDGETIRAVLQPGSELLGVDLARSVDRVIDATGKYVIPGGIDAHTHMELPFGGTQASDTFETGTRAAAWGGTTTIVDFAVQAFGQRVEESLATWHEKAAGNCAIDYAFHQIVGDVNEASLQALRGLEAEGITSYKLFMAYPGVFYSDDAQILRAMQVGAETGLMTMMHAENGPAIDVLVEQLLAAGKSEPYYHGIARAWQMEEEATHRAIMLADLTGAPLYVVHVSAKQAVAQLAQARDKGQNVFGETCPQYLYLSLEDQLGASSDEWGSFEGAKFVCSTPLRSKHEHHQDELWSALRTNDLQMVSTDHCPFCMKDQKELGLGDFSKIPNGIGSIEHRMNLLYQGVVDGHITLERWVEITATTPARMFGLAGRKGAIQPGADADIVVYDPNGHTSIGLEQTHHMNMDYAAWEGYEIDGHVDTVLSRGRVVVDGDRYLGSPGDGSFVKRGLSQYLL encoded by the coding sequence ATGACCACGACCCTCATCCGCGGCGGCACCGTCGTGACCGCCACCGGCCGCTCGCTCGCCGACGTGCTCGTCGACGGCGAGACGATCCGCGCGGTGCTCCAGCCCGGCAGCGAGCTGCTCGGCGTCGACCTCGCACGATCGGTCGACCGCGTCATCGACGCGACCGGCAAGTACGTCATCCCCGGCGGCATCGACGCCCACACCCACATGGAGCTGCCGTTCGGCGGCACGCAGGCGAGCGACACCTTCGAGACCGGCACGCGCGCCGCGGCCTGGGGCGGCACGACCACGATCGTCGACTTCGCCGTGCAAGCATTCGGCCAGCGTGTCGAGGAGTCGCTCGCCACCTGGCACGAGAAGGCAGCCGGCAACTGCGCCATCGACTACGCCTTCCACCAGATCGTCGGCGACGTGAACGAGGCATCGCTGCAGGCGCTGCGGGGGCTCGAGGCCGAGGGCATCACGAGCTACAAGCTGTTCATGGCGTACCCGGGCGTGTTCTACTCCGACGACGCGCAGATCCTGCGGGCGATGCAGGTCGGGGCGGAGACCGGCCTCATGACGATGATGCATGCCGAGAACGGCCCGGCGATCGATGTGCTCGTCGAGCAGCTGCTGGCGGCCGGCAAGAGCGAGCCGTACTACCACGGCATCGCCAGGGCGTGGCAGATGGAGGAGGAGGCGACGCATCGCGCGATCATGCTCGCCGACCTCACGGGCGCGCCCCTCTACGTCGTGCACGTGAGCGCGAAGCAGGCCGTCGCGCAGCTTGCCCAGGCTCGCGACAAGGGCCAGAACGTCTTCGGCGAGACGTGCCCGCAGTACCTCTACCTCTCGCTCGAGGATCAGCTGGGTGCCTCCAGCGACGAGTGGGGCAGCTTCGAGGGCGCGAAGTTCGTCTGCTCGACACCGCTGCGCTCGAAGCACGAGCACCACCAGGACGAGCTGTGGAGCGCCCTGCGCACGAACGACCTGCAGATGGTCTCCACCGACCACTGCCCGTTCTGCATGAAGGATCAGAAGGAGCTGGGGCTCGGCGACTTCTCCAAGATCCCGAACGGCATCGGATCGATCGAGCACCGCATGAACCTGCTCTACCAGGGCGTCGTCGACGGCCACATCACGCTCGAGCGCTGGGTCGAGATCACGGCGACGACCCCGGCGCGGATGTTCGGGCTCGCGGGCAGGAAGGGCGCGATCCAGCCCGGTGCGGATGCCGACATCGTCGTCTACGACCCGAACGGGCACACCTCGATCGGGCTCGAGCAGACCCACCACATGAACATGGACTACGCCGCCTGGGAGGGCTACGAGATCGACGGGCACGTCGACACGGTGCTGAGCCGCGGCCGCGTCGTGGTCGACGGCGACCGCTACCTCGGCTCGCCCGGTGACGGCTCGTTCGTCAAGCGCGGCCTGAGCCAGTACCTGCTGTAG
- the cofC gene encoding 2-phospho-L-lactate guanylyltransferase: protein MLWSIVIPVKGSVGKSRLDAGDARAALAVAFARDTIAAACASASVDRVVVVTGDPDVTRDLAGIEVVDDPAHGLHAAIQAGVATLAPEQPTAVMLGDLPALTPEALDAALELAAREQRSYVPDAIATGTTLLAALRPDALRPHFGPGSAELHRRAGHIELAVPPDSGLRVDVDELADLHIAIDLGVGEHTEAVLVQASLAA, encoded by the coding sequence ATGCTGTGGTCGATCGTGATCCCCGTCAAGGGCTCGGTCGGCAAGTCGCGCCTCGACGCGGGCGACGCCAGGGCGGCGCTCGCGGTGGCGTTCGCCCGCGACACCATCGCCGCCGCCTGCGCCAGCGCATCCGTCGACCGCGTCGTGGTCGTCACGGGCGATCCCGACGTCACCCGCGACCTGGCCGGCATCGAGGTCGTCGACGACCCCGCGCACGGCCTGCACGCGGCGATCCAGGCGGGCGTGGCGACGCTCGCACCGGAGCAGCCCACCGCCGTCATGCTCGGTGACCTCCCCGCACTCACGCCCGAGGCGCTGGATGCCGCCCTCGAGCTCGCAGCGCGCGAGCAGCGCTCCTACGTGCCCGACGCGATCGCGACCGGCACGACGCTGCTCGCCGCGCTGCGGCCCGATGCGCTGCGGCCGCACTTCGGCCCGGGCTCCGCGGAGCTCCATCGCCGGGCCGGGCACATCGAACTGGCCGTGCCGCCGGATTCGGGACTGCGCGTCGACGTCGACGAGCTCGCCGATCTGCACATCGCGATCGATCTCGGCGTCGGTGAGCACACCGAGGCCGTGCTCGTCCAGGCGTCGCTCGCGGCCTGA
- the cofD gene encoding 2-phospho-L-lactate transferase, whose product MKITVLAGGVGGARFTLGLREALAAARGEAASASDGRSVTNGSHDATFSADSDKSADDQITVVANVGDDMWLAGVKVCPDLDSLMYALAGVNDDERGWGRASESERVAGELTAYGVGWPWFTLGDLDLGTHLARTSLLRDGATLTDATARLSARWQLGATLLPVTNDEVPTHVVTDEGILHFEEWWVRTRAQAPATRFVQHGVERARISHAAQAAIHDADVLLIAPSNPVVSIGTILGIPGVRDALRTASAPIVGVSPIIGGRALRGMAATCLRVIGVDADAAAVAEHYGARSRGGLLDGWLVAEEDAAGVEGIRGLGMRAEARPLLLTPGGPAAQVARDALALAQSLA is encoded by the coding sequence GTGAAGATCACCGTGCTAGCAGGCGGCGTCGGCGGCGCCAGGTTCACGCTGGGGCTGCGCGAAGCGCTCGCCGCCGCTCGTGGGGAGGCGGCGAGCGCCTCCGACGGCAGAAGTGTCACTAACGGCTCGCATGACGCCACTTTCAGCGCCGATAGCGACAAGTCTGCGGACGACCAGATCACCGTCGTCGCGAACGTCGGCGACGACATGTGGCTGGCGGGCGTGAAGGTGTGCCCGGATCTCGACTCGCTCATGTACGCGCTCGCAGGCGTCAACGACGATGAGCGCGGGTGGGGCCGCGCGAGCGAGAGCGAGCGGGTGGCGGGCGAGCTGACCGCCTACGGCGTGGGCTGGCCGTGGTTCACCCTCGGCGACCTCGACCTCGGCACCCACCTGGCACGCACCTCGCTGCTGCGCGACGGAGCGACGCTCACGGATGCCACCGCGCGGCTCTCCGCCCGCTGGCAGCTCGGCGCGACGCTGCTGCCGGTCACGAACGACGAGGTGCCGACGCACGTGGTCACCGACGAGGGCATCCTGCACTTCGAGGAGTGGTGGGTGCGCACCCGCGCGCAGGCGCCCGCCACGCGCTTCGTGCAGCACGGCGTCGAGCGCGCCCGCATCTCGCACGCGGCGCAGGCGGCGATCCACGACGCGGACGTGCTGCTCATCGCACCGTCGAACCCGGTGGTCTCGATCGGCACGATCCTCGGCATCCCCGGCGTGCGCGACGCGCTGCGCACTGCATCGGCGCCGATCGTCGGCGTCTCCCCGATCATCGGCGGCCGGGCGCTGCGCGGCATGGCCGCGACGTGCCTGCGCGTCATCGGCGTCGATGCGGATGCCGCTGCGGTCGCGGAGCACTACGGCGCTCGGTCGCGCGGCGGGCTGCTGGACGGCTGGCTCGTCGCCGAGGAGGACGCGGCGGGTGTGGAGGGCATCCGCGGCCTCGGCATGCGCGCGGAGGCCCGGCCGCTGCTGCTGACGCCCGGCGGCCCGGCCGCGCAGGTGGCGCGGGATGCGCTCGCGCTCGCGCAGTCGCTGGCGTAG
- a CDS encoding iron chelate uptake ABC transporter family permease subunit: MTRTAPDHTAPADIAPAAADPSGPGPRATGLGESGPGGSAPHPPARSRRRRWWSLPLLAALLLAAALAAVCVGAAGIAPADALGALAARLGIGTTPLSTVDDAIVVDLRLPRVLAACAVGAGLAVVGAVMQALVRNPLADPYLLGVSSGASVGAVLVLIAGLGVLLPVAAFAGALLALLATLGLAAAAGGATPTRTVLAGVVVASAAAALVSLVIFWSAAGDAFREILAWLLGSLASIDWSSATIALAGAALSLPLLATGRMLDALALGDSAAGALGVDARRTRWALLVGCALVTGVLVSVSGAIGFVGLVVPHAVRLIVGASHALLLPASALGGAIVLLLADTVARAAFDPRELPVGIVTALLGAPIFAALMLTGRVRT; the protein is encoded by the coding sequence ATGACGCGCACCGCACCCGACCACACCGCACCCGCTGACATCGCGCCCGCTGCCGCCGACCCGAGCGGGCCGGGGCCGCGCGCAACGGGGCTCGGCGAGTCGGGGCCGGGCGGATCAGCGCCGCATCCGCCCGCCCGATCGCGCCGCCGACGCTGGTGGTCGCTGCCGCTGCTGGCCGCGCTGCTGCTCGCGGCCGCGCTCGCCGCGGTGTGCGTCGGCGCCGCCGGCATCGCGCCCGCCGATGCGCTCGGTGCGCTCGCCGCCCGCCTGGGCATCGGCACCACTCCGCTCAGCACCGTCGACGACGCGATCGTCGTCGACCTGCGGCTGCCGCGCGTGCTCGCGGCCTGCGCGGTCGGCGCCGGGCTCGCGGTCGTGGGCGCCGTCATGCAGGCGCTCGTGCGCAATCCGCTCGCCGACCCCTACCTGCTGGGCGTCTCCTCCGGCGCCTCGGTCGGGGCGGTGCTCGTGCTCATCGCCGGGCTCGGCGTGCTGCTGCCCGTGGCGGCCTTCGCGGGCGCGCTGCTGGCGCTGCTGGCGACGCTCGGGCTCGCCGCTGCCGCGGGCGGCGCGACGCCCACCCGCACCGTGCTCGCGGGGGTGGTGGTCGCATCCGCCGCCGCCGCGCTCGTCTCGCTCGTGATCTTCTGGAGCGCGGCCGGCGATGCCTTCCGCGAGATCCTTGCCTGGCTGCTCGGCTCGCTCGCCTCGATCGACTGGTCGAGCGCCACGATCGCACTCGCCGGCGCGGCCCTCTCCCTGCCGCTGCTCGCCACCGGCCGCATGCTCGACGCGCTCGCGCTCGGCGACAGCGCCGCGGGCGCGCTGGGCGTCGACGCGCGTCGCACGCGCTGGGCGCTGCTCGTGGGATGCGCGCTCGTGACAGGCGTGCTCGTATCGGTCTCGGGCGCGATCGGCTTCGTCGGCCTGGTCGTGCCGCACGCGGTGCGCCTCATCGTCGGCGCCTCGCACGCCCTGCTGCTGCCCGCATCGGCCCTCGGCGGCGCCATCGTGCTGCTGCTCGCCGACACCGTCGCCCGCGCTGCCTTCGACCCGCGGGAGCTGCCGGTCGGCATCGTCACGGCGCTGCTCGGCGCGCCGATCTTCGCCGCGCTCATGCTCACCGGGCGGGTGCGCACGTGA
- a CDS encoding ABC transporter ATP-binding protein, with protein sequence MSGLAVSGLSVSVRGRTLVDDVSWNAPAGQITALVGPNGAGKSTMLRAIAGVVPERATLAGSVLLDGERLDTMAARRRARRIALVEQLTDPVPQLIAREAVRLGRTPHHRMLGFALGDDRLVEAALADAGATALADRRLGELSGGELQRVHLARALAQQATSAPHPARAALLLDEPTNHLDVAWQLDLLDLIRRIAVDRPVVLTVHDLALAATHADRVVLVDRGSVVAEGTPDAVLTPERIRRVYGVEATIDADPAGVAIRYRRLDHSAAAAHDGSTQMRRQGS encoded by the coding sequence GTGAGCGGGCTCGCGGTGTCCGGCCTCAGCGTCAGCGTGCGCGGCCGCACCCTCGTCGACGACGTCAGCTGGAACGCGCCTGCGGGGCAGATCACCGCGCTCGTCGGCCCGAACGGGGCCGGCAAGTCGACGATGCTGCGGGCGATCGCCGGCGTCGTCCCCGAGCGCGCCACCCTCGCCGGCAGCGTGCTCCTGGACGGCGAGCGGCTCGACACCATGGCTGCACGTCGGCGGGCGCGCAGGATCGCGCTCGTCGAGCAGCTCACCGACCCGGTGCCGCAGCTCATCGCTCGCGAGGCTGTCCGCCTCGGCCGCACGCCGCACCATCGCATGCTGGGCTTCGCGCTCGGCGACGACCGGCTGGTCGAGGCCGCCCTGGCCGACGCGGGGGCGACGGCCCTCGCCGATCGCCGCCTGGGCGAGCTCTCCGGCGGCGAGCTGCAGCGCGTGCACCTCGCGCGTGCACTCGCGCAGCAGGCCACATCCGCTCCCCACCCCGCGCGGGCCGCGCTGCTGCTGGACGAGCCCACCAACCACCTCGACGTCGCCTGGCAGCTCGACCTGCTCGACCTCATCCGTCGCATCGCCGTCGACCGGCCCGTCGTGCTGACGGTGCACGACCTCGCGCTCGCCGCCACCCACGCCGATCGCGTGGTGCTCGTCGATCGCGGCAGCGTGGTCGCGGAGGGCACGCCGGATGCCGTGTTGACGCCCGAGCGCATCCGTCGCGTGTACGGCGTGGAGGCGACGATCGACGCCGACCCCGCCGGGGTCGCGATCCGCTATCGCAGGCTGGACCACAGCGCAGCAGCCGCGCACGATGGGAGCACGCAGATGAGGAGGCAGGGCTCGTGA
- a CDS encoding nitrilase-related carbon-nitrogen hydrolase, translating to MTTVRAAISQTTWTGDKASMLDRHEAFQRQAAEQGAQVMCFQELFYGPYFGITQDKQYYDYAEPADGPTVQRFAALAKELGMVTILPIYEEEQTGVYYNSAVVVDADGSILGTYRKHHLPHLDRFWEKFYFRPGNLGYPVFETAVGKVGLYICYDRHFPEGWRELGLAGAHMVFNPNATKPGLSNRLWEVEGPAAAVANGYFVLQPNRVGREDNEYGELAVDFYGTSQVIDPRGNFVGERGSATEEELLVRDLDMDLVRQMRDDWQFYRDRRPDSYTRIAQP from the coding sequence ATGACGACGGTGCGAGCAGCGATCTCTCAGACCACCTGGACGGGCGACAAGGCGTCGATGCTCGACCGGCACGAGGCCTTCCAGCGCCAGGCCGCCGAGCAGGGCGCGCAGGTCATGTGCTTCCAGGAGCTCTTCTACGGCCCCTACTTCGGCATCACGCAGGACAAGCAGTACTACGACTACGCCGAGCCCGCCGACGGCCCCACCGTGCAGCGCTTCGCGGCGCTCGCGAAGGAGCTCGGCATGGTCACGATCCTCCCGATCTACGAGGAGGAGCAGACCGGCGTCTACTACAACTCGGCGGTCGTGGTCGATGCCGACGGATCGATCCTCGGCACCTACCGCAAGCACCACCTGCCGCACCTCGACCGCTTCTGGGAGAAGTTCTACTTCCGGCCCGGCAACCTCGGCTACCCGGTCTTCGAGACCGCCGTCGGCAAGGTGGGGCTGTACATCTGCTACGACCGGCACTTCCCCGAGGGCTGGCGCGAGCTCGGGCTCGCCGGTGCGCACATGGTCTTCAACCCCAACGCCACGAAGCCAGGCCTGTCCAACCGGCTGTGGGAGGTGGAGGGGCCCGCCGCGGCGGTCGCCAACGGCTACTTCGTGCTGCAGCCCAACCGCGTCGGCCGGGAGGACAACGAGTACGGCGAGCTCGCGGTCGACTTCTACGGCACCAGCCAGGTGATCGACCCGCGCGGCAACTTCGTCGGCGAGCGCGGTTCGGCGACTGAAGAGGAGCTGCTGGTGCGCGACCTCGACATGGATCTCGTGCGCCAGATGCGCGACGACTGGCAGTTCTATCGCGATCGCCGGCCCGACTCCTACACCCGGATCGCGCAGCCGTAG
- a CDS encoding helical backbone metal receptor: MPALATRRRTATVAAIGALALMLAGCSTEPLVDPGATTRPTAAIDDCGVAVTALAQPAERIVAIKSTAAELVVALGLGDALVSTAFLDGPLAAADGAELDAPTIEGMPSREAVLALEPDAVVAGWESAFAPEAVGDREQLQQLGVQTWVSPAACWSTDVPALTWDALFDEFGDAGAALGVPEAGATLAQEQRDALAAIEPAETSATALWYSSGEDAPYVGAGSGAPQLVLEAAGLANVAGDIDETWTTMSWEALAASDPDVIVLVDAPWHTAASKIDRLRANAATAQLEAVQQERFVVVPFPTAEAGVGTVDAVQLVADGARSMDLE; this comes from the coding sequence ATGCCCGCACTCGCCACCCGGCGCCGCACCGCCACCGTCGCAGCGATCGGCGCGCTCGCGCTCATGCTCGCCGGCTGCTCGACCGAGCCGCTGGTGGACCCGGGTGCCACGACGAGGCCGACGGCGGCCATCGACGACTGCGGCGTCGCCGTGACCGCGCTGGCGCAGCCCGCCGAGCGCATCGTGGCGATCAAGTCGACCGCCGCCGAGCTGGTGGTGGCGCTCGGCCTCGGCGACGCGCTGGTCTCGACCGCCTTCCTCGACGGGCCGCTCGCCGCGGCCGACGGCGCCGAGCTCGACGCGCCGACGATCGAGGGCATGCCCTCGCGCGAGGCCGTGCTGGCGCTCGAACCGGATGCCGTGGTGGCGGGGTGGGAATCGGCCTTCGCCCCAGAAGCGGTCGGCGATCGCGAGCAGCTGCAGCAGCTGGGCGTGCAGACGTGGGTCTCCCCCGCCGCCTGCTGGTCGACCGACGTGCCCGCGCTGACCTGGGATGCGCTCTTCGACGAGTTCGGCGACGCGGGTGCCGCGCTCGGCGTGCCGGAGGCGGGCGCGACGCTCGCGCAGGAGCAGCGCGATGCGCTGGCGGCGATCGAGCCGGCCGAGACCTCGGCGACGGCGCTCTGGTACTCGTCCGGCGAGGACGCGCCGTACGTCGGCGCGGGCTCCGGCGCCCCGCAGCTCGTGCTGGAGGCGGCGGGGCTGGCGAACGTGGCGGGCGACATCGACGAGACGTGGACGACGATGTCGTGGGAGGCGCTCGCGGCGAGCGACCCCGACGTGATCGTGCTGGTGGACGCCCCCTGGCACACGGCCGCGTCGAAGATCGATCGGCTGCGGGCGAATGCGGCCACGGCGCAGCTGGAGGCCGTGCAGCAGGAGCGATTCGTGGTCGTGCCGTTCCCGACCGCCGAAGCCGGCGTCGGCACGGTCGACGCGGTGCAGCTCGTCGCCGATGGCGCGCGATCGATGGATCTCGAATGA
- a CDS encoding DUF58 domain-containing protein: MAAGERTRPRSGSAARTEPQAGAGTTRVRLTARGGSLLLVGLLLVVAAYWERQAVILLPAALCFAVVLLGAWWALGAVGAVRLALPGVVEEWEEASLVIVGDRRHAGATWSTWMPGTERTVLLDGELDAAGRAEVDLGGHPRGRWRLAPVDVTALDPFRVMRSTRTVDPRASLVAGPEVLRLSPSTLRAAREEGRLAQSRTADSVDAMVREWRTGDPQRRVHWRQSAKRGQLMVRQEANPARDDDVVVVDTAAAAGADRDAQDRLARAACSLIRALASHERTVVVRETGEPSILRADWRDLRAALAAFASMEAAAPEVPSPRDGVPAHVVALEESAPEAWTLPPGSTLWLVAARDAAPRRVPPGSRVRVNRWIDRVGPVRELS; the protein is encoded by the coding sequence ATGGCCGCAGGCGAGCGCACGCGACCGCGATCGGGCTCGGCCGCGCGCACGGAGCCGCAGGCGGGCGCCGGCACGACGCGCGTGCGGCTCACGGCCCGCGGCGGGAGCCTGCTGCTGGTCGGCCTGCTGCTGGTGGTCGCCGCCTACTGGGAGCGGCAGGCCGTCATCCTGCTGCCCGCCGCGCTCTGCTTCGCGGTCGTGCTGCTGGGCGCCTGGTGGGCGCTCGGTGCCGTCGGTGCCGTGCGGCTGGCGCTGCCCGGGGTCGTGGAGGAGTGGGAGGAGGCGTCGCTCGTCATCGTGGGCGACCGTCGGCACGCGGGTGCCACGTGGTCGACCTGGATGCCGGGCACGGAGCGCACCGTGCTCCTCGATGGCGAGCTCGATGCGGCAGGACGCGCCGAGGTGGATCTCGGCGGGCATCCGCGAGGCCGCTGGCGGCTCGCCCCGGTCGACGTGACCGCGCTCGACCCGTTCCGGGTCATGCGATCCACCCGCACGGTCGACCCGCGAGCGAGCCTGGTGGCGGGGCCCGAGGTGCTCCGGCTCAGCCCGTCGACCCTGCGCGCCGCGCGCGAGGAGGGGCGGCTCGCGCAGTCGCGCACGGCCGACAGCGTGGATGCGATGGTGCGCGAATGGCGCACCGGCGACCCGCAGCGGCGGGTGCACTGGCGCCAGTCCGCGAAGCGGGGCCAGCTGATGGTGCGGCAGGAGGCGAACCCGGCGCGCGATGACGACGTGGTGGTGGTGGACACGGCGGCAGCCGCGGGCGCCGATCGCGACGCGCAGGATCGCCTCGCCCGCGCCGCCTGCTCCCTCATCCGAGCACTGGCCAGCCACGAGCGCACCGTGGTGGTGCGGGAGACCGGCGAGCCGAGCATCCTGCGCGCCGACTGGCGCGACCTGCGCGCGGCGCTCGCGGCATTCGCATCCATGGAGGCCGCGGCGCCGGAGGTGCCGTCGCCGCGCGACGGCGTCCCCGCGCACGTGGTCGCGCTGGAGGAGTCGGCGCCGGAGGCGTGGACGCTGCCGCCCGGCTCGACGCTCTGGCTGGTCGCCGCGCGCGATGCCGCGCCGCGCCGCGTGCCACCCGGCTCGCGCGTGCGCGTCAATCGATGGATCGACCGGGTCGGCCCCGTTCGGGAGCTGTCGTGA